Proteins encoded together in one Triticum dicoccoides isolate Atlit2015 ecotype Zavitan chromosome 7B, WEW_v2.0, whole genome shotgun sequence window:
- the LOC119335189 gene encoding putative F-box/FBD/LRR-repeat protein At5g56810 isoform X3, protein MPGAGEDESAPPPPSPLVDQKQPVEQAAAAAGRLGRLEHHHGAADALSFRMEDLPAEVQPVIMSLLPRKEAVRTSIVSRSWRMLWTFHCDLYFDGPTPNDLDSDTDDEFAGQDTTKMKRAKFIETVNSVIQQHSGIGINKFSVRCGMHKEYTDHLDRWIGFVTSSKAKIIHFNLKKTYQPFEFHHFPLEALDSQGCLFVQSLFLAGVSIKPNSGISGFTILRRLVLEFVKILGDFPGLLAKCSGLEDLEIIGCYGVDNLIVPHKLDKLQHLLIAGMDIQMVEFHATDLAHFEYKGRVIPIVLHGCSKLEKATMKFNGTKALAHAFTAVPSILPVKTLHLQAFISKYAQLQKLPTGQQGMFLQLRHMTCQLIVNSNDPNGDNGILQLANCLNVAPGLETLHLHMLYVISSGYSSSEVAGMRRHDHLKTVFMSGFRCYKAQIELACCILRNASVLEQLIIEPRITDKVWAGDCSEWNTDLGEILPGVCEWAQVTSERFGKQRRLLWPSKTQDLFCTIISECRHCLQILVDRSGMLFPLVFVTFCCNDEKLGRSKSLFSTKDGFYYSKGKK, encoded by the exons ATgcccggagccggggaagacgaatcagctccccctcctccttctccactaGTAGATCAGAAG CAGCCCGTGgaacaggcggcggcggcggcgggaaggCTGGGCAGGTTGGAGCACCACCACGGCGCCGCCGACGCGCTGTCCTTCCGGATGGAGGACCTTCCCGCG GAGGTTCAACCTGTTATAATGTCACTGCTGCCACGGAAAGAGGCCGTGAGGACAAGCATTGTTTCAAGGAGTTGGAGAATGCTCTGGACATTCCACTGTGATCTATATTTTGATGGTCCCACTCCCAATGATCTGGATTCTGACACCGATGACGAGTTCGCTGGTCAGGATACTACCAAAATGAAACGAGCAAAGTTCATTGAGACTGTAAATTCTGTTATTCAACAGCATAGTGGGATAGGAATCAATAAGTTCAGCGTCAGGTGCGGCATGCACAAAGAGTACACTGATCATCTTGACAGGTGGATTGGGTTTGTCACTTCATCTAAGGCAAAGATAATACATTTTAATCTGAAGAAAACTTATCAGCCATTCGAATTTCACCACTTCCCTCTCGAGGCCTTGGATTCACAAGGTTGCTTATTTGTGCAGTCCTTATTTCTCGCCGGTGTTTCTATAAAGCCAAACTCAGGAATATCCGGCTTCACAATACTCAGAAGGCTTGTTCTGGAATTTGTTAAGATATTAGGAGATTTTCCAGGCTTGCTAGCAAAATGTTCAGGACTTGAGGACTTAGAGATCATCGGGTGCTATGGTGTGGACAACTTAATAGTACCACACAAACTCGATAAACTTCAACATTTGCTGATTGCCGGAATGGACATCCAGATGGTTGAGTTTCATGCTACTGATCTTGCTCATTTTGAGTACAAAGGGCGAGTGATCCCTATAGTCCTTCATGGTTGCTCGAAACTAGAGAAGGCAACAATGAAGTTTAATGGCACTAAAGCACTAGCACATGCATTCACTGCAGTTCCAAGCATTTTGCCAGTGAAGACATTACATCTGCAAGCTTTCATATCAAAATATGCACAG TTGCAGAAGCTGCCAACAGGACAACAGGGAATGTTTTTGCAGTTGAGGCATATGACTTGTCAATTAATTGTCAACTCTAACGACCCAAATGGTGATAATGGAATTCTTCAACTGGCCAATTGTTTGAATGTTGCACCCGGACTGGAGACATTGCACTTGCAT ATGTTGTATGTGATATCCAGTGGTTACTCCAGCAGTGAGGTGGCGGGTATGCGCCGCCATGATCATCTCAAGACGGTCTTCATGAGCGGTTTTCGATGTTACAAGGCTCAGATTGAGCTGGCATGCTGTATCTTAAGAAATGCTTCtgttcttgagcagctgataatagAACCAAGGATTACAGACAAAGTATGGGCGGGTGATTGTTCCGAGTGGAATACTGACCTTGGCGAAATCTTACCAGGGGTCTGTGAGTGGGCACAGGTCACCTCAGAGCGCTTCGGTAAG CAACGGAGGCTTCTTTGGCCCAGCAAGACGCAGGATCTCTTCTGCACCATCATTAGCGAGTGTCGTCATTGCCTGCAGATTTTAGTAGATCGGAGTGGGATGCTATTTCCCCTGGTGTTTGTTACCTTTTGCTGTAATGATGAAAAGCTGGGAAGAAGTaaatctttattttcgacaaaggaTGGATTTTATTACTCAAAAGGGAAGAAGTAA
- the LOC119335189 gene encoding putative F-box/FBD/LRR-repeat protein At5g56810 isoform X2 produces MGSVIQKRERSGAEGMPGAGEDESAPPPPSPLVDQKQPVEQAAAAAGRLGRLEHHHGAADALSFRMEDLPAEVQPVIMSLLPRKEAVRTSIVSRSWRMLWTFHCDLYFDGPTPNDLDSDTDDEFAGQDTTKMKRAKFIETVNSVIQQHSGIGINKFSVRCGMHKEYTDHLDRWIGFVTSSKAKIIHFNLKKTYQPFEFHHFPLEALDSQGCLFVQSLFLAGVSIKPNSGISGFTILRRLVLEFVKILGDFPGLLAKCSGLEDLEIIGCYGVDNLIVPHKLDKLQHLLIAGMDIQMVEFHATDLAHFEYKGRVIPIVLHGCSKLEKATMKFNGTKALAHAFTAVPSILPVKTLHLQAFISKYAQLQKLPTGQQGMFLQLRHMTCQLIVNSNDPNGDNGILQLANCLNVAPGLETLHLHMLYVISSGYSSSEVAGMRRHDHLKTVFMSGFRCYKAQIELACCILRNASVLEQLIIEPRITDKVWAGDCSEWNTDLGEILPGVCEWAQVTSERFGKQRRLLWPSKTQDLFCTIISECRHCLQILVDRSGMLFPLVFVTFCCNDEKLGRSKSLFSTKDGFYYSKGKK; encoded by the exons ATGGGG AGCGTCATCCAGAAGAGAGAGCGGAGTGGAGCAGAGGGGATgcccggagccggggaagacgaatcagctccccctcctccttctccactaGTAGATCAGAAG CAGCCCGTGgaacaggcggcggcggcggcgggaaggCTGGGCAGGTTGGAGCACCACCACGGCGCCGCCGACGCGCTGTCCTTCCGGATGGAGGACCTTCCCGCG GAGGTTCAACCTGTTATAATGTCACTGCTGCCACGGAAAGAGGCCGTGAGGACAAGCATTGTTTCAAGGAGTTGGAGAATGCTCTGGACATTCCACTGTGATCTATATTTTGATGGTCCCACTCCCAATGATCTGGATTCTGACACCGATGACGAGTTCGCTGGTCAGGATACTACCAAAATGAAACGAGCAAAGTTCATTGAGACTGTAAATTCTGTTATTCAACAGCATAGTGGGATAGGAATCAATAAGTTCAGCGTCAGGTGCGGCATGCACAAAGAGTACACTGATCATCTTGACAGGTGGATTGGGTTTGTCACTTCATCTAAGGCAAAGATAATACATTTTAATCTGAAGAAAACTTATCAGCCATTCGAATTTCACCACTTCCCTCTCGAGGCCTTGGATTCACAAGGTTGCTTATTTGTGCAGTCCTTATTTCTCGCCGGTGTTTCTATAAAGCCAAACTCAGGAATATCCGGCTTCACAATACTCAGAAGGCTTGTTCTGGAATTTGTTAAGATATTAGGAGATTTTCCAGGCTTGCTAGCAAAATGTTCAGGACTTGAGGACTTAGAGATCATCGGGTGCTATGGTGTGGACAACTTAATAGTACCACACAAACTCGATAAACTTCAACATTTGCTGATTGCCGGAATGGACATCCAGATGGTTGAGTTTCATGCTACTGATCTTGCTCATTTTGAGTACAAAGGGCGAGTGATCCCTATAGTCCTTCATGGTTGCTCGAAACTAGAGAAGGCAACAATGAAGTTTAATGGCACTAAAGCACTAGCACATGCATTCACTGCAGTTCCAAGCATTTTGCCAGTGAAGACATTACATCTGCAAGCTTTCATATCAAAATATGCACAG TTGCAGAAGCTGCCAACAGGACAACAGGGAATGTTTTTGCAGTTGAGGCATATGACTTGTCAATTAATTGTCAACTCTAACGACCCAAATGGTGATAATGGAATTCTTCAACTGGCCAATTGTTTGAATGTTGCACCCGGACTGGAGACATTGCACTTGCAT ATGTTGTATGTGATATCCAGTGGTTACTCCAGCAGTGAGGTGGCGGGTATGCGCCGCCATGATCATCTCAAGACGGTCTTCATGAGCGGTTTTCGATGTTACAAGGCTCAGATTGAGCTGGCATGCTGTATCTTAAGAAATGCTTCtgttcttgagcagctgataatagAACCAAGGATTACAGACAAAGTATGGGCGGGTGATTGTTCCGAGTGGAATACTGACCTTGGCGAAATCTTACCAGGGGTCTGTGAGTGGGCACAGGTCACCTCAGAGCGCTTCGGTAAG CAACGGAGGCTTCTTTGGCCCAGCAAGACGCAGGATCTCTTCTGCACCATCATTAGCGAGTGTCGTCATTGCCTGCAGATTTTAGTAGATCGGAGTGGGATGCTATTTCCCCTGGTGTTTGTTACCTTTTGCTGTAATGATGAAAAGCTGGGAAGAAGTaaatctttattttcgacaaaggaTGGATTTTATTACTCAAAAGGGAAGAAGTAA
- the LOC119335189 gene encoding putative F-box/FBD/LRR-repeat protein At5g56810 isoform X1, translating into MCTSSIALQSVIQKRERSGAEGMPGAGEDESAPPPPSPLVDQKQPVEQAAAAAGRLGRLEHHHGAADALSFRMEDLPAEVQPVIMSLLPRKEAVRTSIVSRSWRMLWTFHCDLYFDGPTPNDLDSDTDDEFAGQDTTKMKRAKFIETVNSVIQQHSGIGINKFSVRCGMHKEYTDHLDRWIGFVTSSKAKIIHFNLKKTYQPFEFHHFPLEALDSQGCLFVQSLFLAGVSIKPNSGISGFTILRRLVLEFVKILGDFPGLLAKCSGLEDLEIIGCYGVDNLIVPHKLDKLQHLLIAGMDIQMVEFHATDLAHFEYKGRVIPIVLHGCSKLEKATMKFNGTKALAHAFTAVPSILPVKTLHLQAFISKYAQLQKLPTGQQGMFLQLRHMTCQLIVNSNDPNGDNGILQLANCLNVAPGLETLHLHMLYVISSGYSSSEVAGMRRHDHLKTVFMSGFRCYKAQIELACCILRNASVLEQLIIEPRITDKVWAGDCSEWNTDLGEILPGVCEWAQVTSERFGKQRRLLWPSKTQDLFCTIISECRHCLQILVDRSGMLFPLVFVTFCCNDEKLGRSKSLFSTKDGFYYSKGKK; encoded by the exons ATGTGTACTAGCTCCATTGCGTTGCAGAGCGTCATCCAGAAGAGAGAGCGGAGTGGAGCAGAGGGGATgcccggagccggggaagacgaatcagctccccctcctccttctccactaGTAGATCAGAAG CAGCCCGTGgaacaggcggcggcggcggcgggaaggCTGGGCAGGTTGGAGCACCACCACGGCGCCGCCGACGCGCTGTCCTTCCGGATGGAGGACCTTCCCGCG GAGGTTCAACCTGTTATAATGTCACTGCTGCCACGGAAAGAGGCCGTGAGGACAAGCATTGTTTCAAGGAGTTGGAGAATGCTCTGGACATTCCACTGTGATCTATATTTTGATGGTCCCACTCCCAATGATCTGGATTCTGACACCGATGACGAGTTCGCTGGTCAGGATACTACCAAAATGAAACGAGCAAAGTTCATTGAGACTGTAAATTCTGTTATTCAACAGCATAGTGGGATAGGAATCAATAAGTTCAGCGTCAGGTGCGGCATGCACAAAGAGTACACTGATCATCTTGACAGGTGGATTGGGTTTGTCACTTCATCTAAGGCAAAGATAATACATTTTAATCTGAAGAAAACTTATCAGCCATTCGAATTTCACCACTTCCCTCTCGAGGCCTTGGATTCACAAGGTTGCTTATTTGTGCAGTCCTTATTTCTCGCCGGTGTTTCTATAAAGCCAAACTCAGGAATATCCGGCTTCACAATACTCAGAAGGCTTGTTCTGGAATTTGTTAAGATATTAGGAGATTTTCCAGGCTTGCTAGCAAAATGTTCAGGACTTGAGGACTTAGAGATCATCGGGTGCTATGGTGTGGACAACTTAATAGTACCACACAAACTCGATAAACTTCAACATTTGCTGATTGCCGGAATGGACATCCAGATGGTTGAGTTTCATGCTACTGATCTTGCTCATTTTGAGTACAAAGGGCGAGTGATCCCTATAGTCCTTCATGGTTGCTCGAAACTAGAGAAGGCAACAATGAAGTTTAATGGCACTAAAGCACTAGCACATGCATTCACTGCAGTTCCAAGCATTTTGCCAGTGAAGACATTACATCTGCAAGCTTTCATATCAAAATATGCACAG TTGCAGAAGCTGCCAACAGGACAACAGGGAATGTTTTTGCAGTTGAGGCATATGACTTGTCAATTAATTGTCAACTCTAACGACCCAAATGGTGATAATGGAATTCTTCAACTGGCCAATTGTTTGAATGTTGCACCCGGACTGGAGACATTGCACTTGCAT ATGTTGTATGTGATATCCAGTGGTTACTCCAGCAGTGAGGTGGCGGGTATGCGCCGCCATGATCATCTCAAGACGGTCTTCATGAGCGGTTTTCGATGTTACAAGGCTCAGATTGAGCTGGCATGCTGTATCTTAAGAAATGCTTCtgttcttgagcagctgataatagAACCAAGGATTACAGACAAAGTATGGGCGGGTGATTGTTCCGAGTGGAATACTGACCTTGGCGAAATCTTACCAGGGGTCTGTGAGTGGGCACAGGTCACCTCAGAGCGCTTCGGTAAG CAACGGAGGCTTCTTTGGCCCAGCAAGACGCAGGATCTCTTCTGCACCATCATTAGCGAGTGTCGTCATTGCCTGCAGATTTTAGTAGATCGGAGTGGGATGCTATTTCCCCTGGTGTTTGTTACCTTTTGCTGTAATGATGAAAAGCTGGGAAGAAGTaaatctttattttcgacaaaggaTGGATTTTATTACTCAAAAGGGAAGAAGTAA
- the LOC119335189 gene encoding putative F-box/FBD/LRR-repeat protein At5g56810 isoform X4 yields the protein MCTSSIALQSVIQKRERSGAEGMPGAGEDESAPPPPSPLVDQKQPVEQAAAAAGRLGRLEHHHGAADALSFRMEDLPAEVQPVIMSLLPRKEAVRTSIVSRSWRMLWTFHCDLYFDGPTPNDLDSDTDDEFAGQDTTKMKRAKFIETVNSVIQQHSGIGINKFSVRCGMHKEYTDHLDRWIGFVTSSKAKIIHFNLKKTYQPFEFHHFPLEALDSQGCLFVQSLFLAGVSIKPNSGISGFTILRRLVLEFVKILGDFPGLLAKCSGLEDLEIIGCYGVDNLIVPHKLDKLQHLLIAGMDIQMVEFHATDLAHFEYKGRVIPIVLHGCSKLEKATMKFNGTKALAHAFTAVPSILPVKTLHLQAFISKYAQLQKLPTGQQGMFLQLRHMTCQLIVNSNDPNGDNGILQLANCLNVAPGLETLHLHMLYVISSGYSSSEVAGMRRHDHLKTVFMSGFRCYKAQIELACCILRNASVLEQLIIEPRITDKVWAGDCSEWNTDLGEILPGVCEWAQVTSERFGKVITVLGASHNTTEASLAQQDAGSLLHHH from the exons ATGTGTACTAGCTCCATTGCGTTGCAGAGCGTCATCCAGAAGAGAGAGCGGAGTGGAGCAGAGGGGATgcccggagccggggaagacgaatcagctccccctcctccttctccactaGTAGATCAGAAG CAGCCCGTGgaacaggcggcggcggcggcgggaaggCTGGGCAGGTTGGAGCACCACCACGGCGCCGCCGACGCGCTGTCCTTCCGGATGGAGGACCTTCCCGCG GAGGTTCAACCTGTTATAATGTCACTGCTGCCACGGAAAGAGGCCGTGAGGACAAGCATTGTTTCAAGGAGTTGGAGAATGCTCTGGACATTCCACTGTGATCTATATTTTGATGGTCCCACTCCCAATGATCTGGATTCTGACACCGATGACGAGTTCGCTGGTCAGGATACTACCAAAATGAAACGAGCAAAGTTCATTGAGACTGTAAATTCTGTTATTCAACAGCATAGTGGGATAGGAATCAATAAGTTCAGCGTCAGGTGCGGCATGCACAAAGAGTACACTGATCATCTTGACAGGTGGATTGGGTTTGTCACTTCATCTAAGGCAAAGATAATACATTTTAATCTGAAGAAAACTTATCAGCCATTCGAATTTCACCACTTCCCTCTCGAGGCCTTGGATTCACAAGGTTGCTTATTTGTGCAGTCCTTATTTCTCGCCGGTGTTTCTATAAAGCCAAACTCAGGAATATCCGGCTTCACAATACTCAGAAGGCTTGTTCTGGAATTTGTTAAGATATTAGGAGATTTTCCAGGCTTGCTAGCAAAATGTTCAGGACTTGAGGACTTAGAGATCATCGGGTGCTATGGTGTGGACAACTTAATAGTACCACACAAACTCGATAAACTTCAACATTTGCTGATTGCCGGAATGGACATCCAGATGGTTGAGTTTCATGCTACTGATCTTGCTCATTTTGAGTACAAAGGGCGAGTGATCCCTATAGTCCTTCATGGTTGCTCGAAACTAGAGAAGGCAACAATGAAGTTTAATGGCACTAAAGCACTAGCACATGCATTCACTGCAGTTCCAAGCATTTTGCCAGTGAAGACATTACATCTGCAAGCTTTCATATCAAAATATGCACAG TTGCAGAAGCTGCCAACAGGACAACAGGGAATGTTTTTGCAGTTGAGGCATATGACTTGTCAATTAATTGTCAACTCTAACGACCCAAATGGTGATAATGGAATTCTTCAACTGGCCAATTGTTTGAATGTTGCACCCGGACTGGAGACATTGCACTTGCAT ATGTTGTATGTGATATCCAGTGGTTACTCCAGCAGTGAGGTGGCGGGTATGCGCCGCCATGATCATCTCAAGACGGTCTTCATGAGCGGTTTTCGATGTTACAAGGCTCAGATTGAGCTGGCATGCTGTATCTTAAGAAATGCTTCtgttcttgagcagctgataatagAACCAAGGATTACAGACAAAGTATGGGCGGGTGATTGTTCCGAGTGGAATACTGACCTTGGCGAAATCTTACCAGGGGTCTGTGAGTGGGCACAGGTCACCTCAGAGCGCTTCGGTAAGGTGATCACCGTCTTAGGTGCCTCTCATAACA CAACGGAGGCTTCTTTGGCCCAGCAAGACGCAGGATCTCTTCTGCACCATCATTAG